In Candida orthopsilosis Co 90-125, chromosome 4 draft sequence, the genomic stretch GAAAGGAGAGAGTATCTTTATAGAAAGGCCTTACAACTTCAAGAGGCATCACGCACGGAAAAACGTCAACAGCTCAAAGCAGCGTTGGCACTGGGGAAACCATTATCAAAGGAATTAGCAGAAGATACTCAACTACAACGCGATTTTATATACGATCAAAGTGAACAAGACCAACtagatattgatgatgagtatAGCGCTCTTTCGGGAATATCTGATCCAAAAGTAGTCATCACTACATCTAGAGATCCAAGTGTTCGATTACTACAATTTTCtaaagaaatcaaattgatgtttCCAAATAGCTTGAAATTGAACCGTGGTAACTACATCATTAATGATCTAGTCAAGACCTGCACCAGAGTTCAAGTTTCTGATTTGATAATATTGCACGAACACAGAGGTGTACCTACGTCCCTCACAGTAAGTCATTTTCCCCATGGACCAACCGCTATATTCACTTTACACAATGTCAAATTAAGACATGATTTACCAAACTTGGGTAACATAAGTGAATCCTATCCTCatttaatttttgaaaatttcaatacaCCATTGGGTAAAAGGGTGGTTAAAATCTTGCAACATTTGTTCCCACCTGGAGTTAAACGTGATTCATCAAGAGTAATTACATTTGTTaataatgatgattatATAAGTGTCAGGCACCATGTTTATGTTAGGACTAGGGATAGTGTTGAGATTAGTGAAATTGGACcaagatttgaaatgaaGTTATATGAAATTAGATTGGGATTGGCTGATAATACCGATGCTGATGTAGAATGGCAAGTGAGGAGGTTTATACGTACTGCAAATAGAAAGAACTACTTGTGAGATATCAAGAAATAAATAATTACGTTagatattgattttataCATGACTTACTGTTGTGACTAGATAGTTCGGGTTATTTGAATGTAAAGAATGTTCGTTATCACTGGTACTGACATTGTTATTGCTGCTAGTTGATCCTCtatttcttcttcgttTATTCCTCAAATGACTGACATTCGTCAATACTCTACTGAGAATGTTATCACCTCCATCAATGGGACCACCTCTTGCAAAAGTTGCCACTTTAGCCAATGTAGTTCCTCGATCAAGACTATGTTGTCTGTTCATTGCATGTTGTTCTTGAACTTCATCGTGACGGTTCATCTCAGCATTAGGTAACAAAATAGCTCTATCTATAGCATACGGCAAACCTCTGTGTCTACCTCTGATCATCATTGCAATAATAACCAACTTTGAAACGACATTGAACT encodes the following:
- a CDS encoding Imp4 SSU processome component, whose amino-acid sequence is MIRKQARERREYLYRKALQLQEASRTEKRQQLKAALASGKPLSKELAEDTQLQRDFIYDQSEQDQLDIDDEYSALSGISDPKVVITTSRDPSVRLLQFSKEIKLMFPNSLKLNRGNYIINDLVKTCTRVQVSDLIILHEHRGVPTSLTVSHFPHGPTAIFTLHNVKLRHDLPNLGNISESYPHLIFENFNTPLGKRVVKILQHLFPPGVKRDSSRVITFVNNDDYISVRHHVYVRTRDSVEISEIGPRFEMKLYEIRLGLADNTDADVEWQVRRFIRTANRKNYL